AACGGGCGAGAGTGCCCCCCCAATAGTATCAGGGTTCATCACGCATTGCTTTGGGACGGAATAAATTTCGCTCACGCCAACAAGGGTGGATTTTCCCCATGTGAAATGGGGAAGAGCTGGCGCTTCACAGATTAAACTCCCTGATACCTGCTGCCGGTAAGGACCTACCGACTTTAACATCTCCTGTTCGTTATCGGTGGTATCAAATCTCGAGTACTGCATTTTATAACCCTCCTTTATGCTTGATTGATGGTTTTCCAGCTACTTGAAATAGGTGCTACATTGATATTAATGTTCATATCTGGCATCCTCATTGCAGATATTTTAAGTTTTGTCTTGAATTCACTTCTAATCCGGCTGCTCTCAACTGCTGCCTGATACAGTTCATATTCAATCGGGTTAACCTTGGTGACTTTTACATGCTGTTGCATGATTTGTTGGAATACCTGGTTGGCCATTTCCGGGGGAAGATTTCCCGGCATGTCAATACTAGGAATGGCACAGATCTGTGGGCCTATGACCGGGTCGGTCATTAGAATTTCCAGAGGATTGAATGGAGCATCGCATTTCATATCGTGCTGCATATCCTCCCAAACGTGCCAGATGACTTCTTCAAGGTTATCTGGGGCCTCAATGATATTGAGTCCAATGTTTTTTGCCTCGCTTCTTCCCACGGGATACCCGTGATGGTAGAAGGATTTGTTGAGCGAATCGGAGATTGCCTTAACCTTGTTTTGATCGCTCATATGCAGGCTCAGTAATTTCTGGCCGAGTGACGATGCAAGGTTAGAGCTCCTTTTCGCTATTCCGATAGGGATAGCCCCGACTTCCTTGCAAACCAGCTCGAATGCCCGCTCTTTTTGTTCCTGGTCTGAAATCCCTACGTCATTGCAAACAAAATCTATGAAATGCGACAGGTCCTCGGCTCCGAAATTGATCTGTTCCTGCACTCCAGGTTTTCCCGGTACGTTTCTCTGGCCGGAAAGTTGCGGGTCCACGGGACCAAGGTTTGAAAATGGGTGCATTACGATATCGTCAGCTCCGAGAGCGACAAGTGTTGCAGCGCTGTATGCCTGGTACGGGAGTAAGACGCCGACTTTTTTAAATCGTTCCCGGAGCAAGCTGATAATCCGCCAAGATACCACGGGATCACCCCCGTTGCTGACAAGTAAGAGATCGACATCTGTTTTTTCTTTGGGGATTTTATTGATCTGTTTGCAGAATTCCGGGATGACGTCGGCGGCCATAATTCCCGCTGCATTCACCCGGGAGCTTGTGATGTAGGTGATGAGCGGCCGCCCGCGTACTTCTTCGATTTTGTTGTAGAGGGTGACCCGGTTCTCATACGTCATAGTGTAACGCTAACCTTTTTAAGCATATTAAAGTATTGAAAATCACCCGATTTGTTTTTTCGTATTATCAATTTTGATTTCAGAACAATCTATGTAAAAAAAATAGAACCGATCATTTCATCCCCTGACCCCCGCAATCATCCCCACCACCTGCGCCAGCACCACCCCCGCCATCGCCACGAACAACGTCCAGAACACCTTCCGGACCTGCTCATTCTTCCCGAACGCCTCAATCACCACATCAACATCCGCCTTCATCGCCCGCTGGATCAGCTTCGGCAGGAACACAAACAGCGGCAAAAATAGGACCGCAGCCCCGGTGAACGCGAGCGTGATCTCCGCCCGGCCCGCCAGGAAGATTCCCAGTGGAAGCGCAAATATTCCCGCCAGCAGCGCTGCCATCCCGACCTCGCCGAACCAGAAGTAATGCCGCTTCTCCGCGTAGTTCGATTGCTCCGCCTCCGTCAGCGCAGACAGGTCGAAGATGCCGAGCGTGTGCAGCATTCCGTACCAGGCAGCGTGCGACTCCTCCGGGTCCGCAACGAGCCCGAGGAAGAGGATCGCGATCGGCACAATGAGGAGGAGAAGGGGGAGGTGGGCCAGGACCATGACGGCCCCCAGCAGGATGCCGGCACCGCAAATCGCGGCCCGGGTCTGCATCTCGTTCTCAAACATCCTTCCCGCCTCCCGGCACGATCGTGATCTCGAAGACGGGGCTCGTGTACCCGTGGTTTGCCGGGCTGAAGTCCCGGATCCTTCCCCGCTGCCCGATCTTCCGCCGTGCGGTACAGATCCGGACCGTGTGAGTGCCCGGCGACCGGGGATAGACCCTCCGGCCGTCAAAGTCACGCATCTCTCGGAAGTCCGGGATCTCGAACCAGTGTGGCCAGAAGCGGATACCACGCGGAAGATCCGTTCCGCGTTCCAGGTCCTGCAGCCACATCGGTGTCAGGTTGTCGTAGCACAGATCGATGATGAGATCTACATCCTCCAGGTCCGGGTTTAAGTCCAGCTCGTAGAAGATCGGGTTGCGCCGGACTTCGTCGACCGTGAGCGGGGTATCCCGGGTGAGCGGTTCGAGGCCGCTGAGGGTGCCCCGGTACAACCCGACCACGGTTGCGACCGGCTGCATTCTCGTATCAGGTATCGCGTTATCAGATTCCATGATAGTCCTCCTTGTGGTGTTCGTACTCGTTCCGGAGTTTTCTGAACTCCTCGACGACTTCGTCATATTTGCCGATCTTCTGGTAGATGGCAAACAGCAGGGGATAGATCGGGAGCACGGCTCCCAGGATAATCGCCAGTATTTCGGTTTCCATAATGGCCCTCCGACAAAAAGACGAGCGGACCGGAAAAAATGAGGGACCGGGGGTCTCCTCCCCTCCGGGCCGGTTCGTCTGACTCTGATCAGGCAAGTGCCGGGACAGTGTCTGCCCAGGTCTCGACCTTTGTCCGGATGCCATCGTCCGAGTACGAGGTGATGCTGATCTTCTGCCGGGAGAAGTTGACCTGGTAGATCTCACCGTTCGGGTCGTGGCACCGGACCGTTGCACTGTAGAGTTCGTTGTCGGTATCGCGGTACGGGGTGCCCCCGTGGGATGTAGCAAGGGCCGTGTTGGCGAGGATTGCTGCTGCTCCGGCATTGAATCCGGCAATGGTGATGAACCGGTCCGACAGGGTGCCGACCGTGTTTGCTTCAGCGTCCTGGTACACGATCTTCACGGTGTACCCTTCGCGGGTCTTTTCTACCGGGTCGTGGGTTTCCCCGGCGGTCATGTAGGCTACACATGCAAACGGGTTGTCGGTGATGACCGACTGGACAATCGAGTTGAAGGTCGCTACGTCTGCTATCGGTTCTGCAAGGTTGCGAACCGCACTCTTGGTTACGGTGCTCTGTACGAAATCTGCCATGTTGGTTTCCTCTGTTTTTGTTGTGCTCTGTCGGGAGGTTCTGAAATCTCCCGTTTTGTCGCGGGGCCCTTTGACATACCAGTATAGGTTTTAATCGGGTATCGGCGTGACTGAATCCCGCATTTTTTCAGAAAAAAGGACTTGTTCTGTGGAGGACTGCGCGAACCGGGCCTGGTTGGCCGCCCGTTGTCGTTTGCCAAAATGTAACTATGGGAACCGGTTGCCCGGGGCTCTATGTTCTCAAATTCCTGCGTTATGCATGGTTTGCGTGAATTGCCGGATTTTGTTTTATATACCCCTTTGTTTCCGGTCCAGAGATCCCACCGATAGACCAATACTATCGGGGAGGAATTGCAAATCTTGCTGATGATTACCCGTGATTATTTGAGAAAAGAATCGGGAAAACTCATTGGTTTTCTTTCAGGGCGCTCTTGGGGGCTGCGGCACCTGGTGCCTCCTCCCCCGCCGCACGGGCATCCCCCGATGTAGCGATTGCCCTCAGGAGGTTGGACTTGCGAAACGGGGGTCAAGGGGGTGCTCCCCTTGGGATGCTTCCCCCTCTGGGGGAGAGAGGGGGTCATGCTCATAATTGCGGAAGAAAATAACCGAATCGCAGGAAAAAAAAGATTTCTCCGGTGCCGAAAAAAGGAAAGTGTTGCCAGGAGCTTCCTGTACAGTTGAAAAAGAATGAGCCCGGTCAGGGACCCGGCATCTCTGCCGGTTTCGATAAGGGCTGTGGGGTTGAGTTTTTTCCCGGATTTTTCGGTGCCCTCGTCCCACTCCGGCTTTTTCCGCAGGATTTGTTTCCTGCCCCGGTTCCCGGTCGTGCAGTCCTAAGGCGGATCGTGTAGTAATGCTGTTTCGTCCGGATTACGGAAATCCGGAACATCAGTTCTCCCCGCTGCCAGATGGCCCGGGCAATGATGGCCGGTACGAGATAGAGGGGGATATCCTGTTCAACGAAGGGGGAGTTCTTGGAAAGTCTCCGGGAGATCTTTGCGGAACCGGGGCGGATGATTTTCGGGGGTGCGACCGGCCTTTTTATCGTGGGGGCTGGTCCGTACGCGGGTGGTGAATCCGGTAGTACGGGTAGAGTCACGGGAGAGACCGGGATCGAATCCTGTATGGATGCGGCCGGGGGAGCGTTGATACGGCCGGCTTTTACCGGGAGCTTCTTAGCGGTCGTGATCTCCCGGACGGAGGGTGACGAAAGGACCGGCTGAGCAATTGACAAAACGAGTCCGTGAACAGGATCACTCCTCTGCATTGCCGCTGTCAGCTGCATAGGTTCACCTTGCACTTTCCCTTGTGCTCGATCCAGATTCCCTTTGAAGCGACCGGGAGGAATTTCTTACGCGGTTTGCGCATCTGTCCGTGCCGGTTCCAGCATTCAGACATGGGAGACCTCCATGAGGCCATCGTCCAGTACTTCGAGACAGGTGAAGCGTCCGGTACTGTTCTGGATCCAGATCTCCCGGTGGGGAGCAGCAGTCGCGGTCCGGAGAGGAAAGAGCTTCCGGAGGATCTCTGCATCCTTGTGGCAGAATTCTTCGGTTGCGGGGATGCCTGGGAGGGGCCGGGTTGTCTGTTTGAGCTTGAGGTAGAGCAGCTCGGTGGTAATCCGCAGAGCCATGAGATGGGCCGGCTTATGGTGAGTGGGAAAGCAGGGCAGCATCGGCACGACTGAAAATCCCTTCTCTTCCAGCAGCGATGTTGCCGCACGCTCGATGGGTGAGAGCCTTGTTGTATTCTTCATGGTGCTTCCTCCACAAGAAGACGCACGGGTAATTTTCCTTCCGGGGGAATTTCCTGGATCCGGTCCGGCAGGATTGCAAAACAGTGATACCCGTGGTTTACCCTGTAGAGCCAGATCTCGTACCGGATCGGGGAATCCGGGCGTCGAGCCATCTCGGTGCGATACCGCAGGACGGCCCGGGTAAAGTATTGTTCCACCGTATCGATCGTGGCCGGACGGTGCGACAACTTATAGATCCGGATATAGCGCATCTCGCCGGATTTCCTGCCGGCAACGAGATAGGCCGGGGGCAGCCGCTTGTCCCCCTGCCCGTTGGGGACGATGCGGACCTCATACCCGTTCAGCCTGAGCTGTTCGCAGGCTCCCTGTTCCAGCACCGTGCAGCGGCGGCTGGTCATGATGTGGCACCCCTGTTTGCTTGCGGGTATCTGGTCTGCCCGGTCCCGACCGACCCATTGCATCCGGTACCTGAGAGATCCTTAAGTGAGGATATCTTCTGTTCAACGTTGACGATTCCTGGTACGGTGACGTGGTTGTATCCTGTCACGTCCCGGCCTGTTCCTTCATTCTCCATTCCTGGAGAAACGTTCTGCATAATGTTCACCGATCTTTGTTTTGGTATTCCCCCGTATTGCCCCGTAGAAGCGCGAACCTTTCACCTGGTTGCTCTCATGTTCCGATTTAACGCCGGTCTTTTTCCCTGGCAGGCAGAGCCCGGGCTCGTGGAGTAGGTATTTCCCCGGACTCCCGCAACAGCAGGTTCCCTGTTGGGGTGCTGTCGTGAAAGTGCGCTCGAATTTATTTAAAAGACCGGCGCCTGCCGATGTATACCAAAAGAAACGTAGTTGTGACCGGCCAGTGCAGGCCCGAAATTTCCCGTACTGCAGCCGGAGTTACGGTCCCATTTCCTGTTTTGCACAACCCGTAGCATCCCCATCAGTGAAGTGACAACGACCATCATGGTCACTAAGAATCCTGCCACGCATCGTGCACGTGCCTTCACGTACCCGGGCCGGGGTTTCTTCGTCATGATCCACTGGAGAAATTTTGCGAGCATTGCAATAATACACCGTTGGTATAATCGAATATATACTAGTTGGTGGCTGCGGGAATTTTCGTAGTTATTCTGGCTTGTATGCTGGAATCGGGGCTTTAATTGGGGCCGGATTCGTATAACCCGGAAGTACTATTATTGAACCGCTGCTATCATGGTAAGAAACGCGGACTTTTCCGGAAGATTTCCGGGAAAAAATACAAAAAAACGGGGCACCTGCCGCATGGCACGCAATCAGCCCACTTCTCAAAAAATAGGGAGATTCTTCCGGGTATGACCAGGGAATGTTTTCGTTTCTTATTTTCCCGGTATATCCATTTTTAAACCCATGTCAGAAAAATGATTCTCTTATTGGCATTTCAGCAGGGTTTCTGGAGCCCGGATTGGGTAAATTAGGTGGCGAAAAAGCCTCGGTTTAAAGGCCCGTGGCAGGCAGTGGGCGATGGCGTTTCCGCCCGTATTCGCGCATTCGGGACAATAATCGGGCCTATCTTCCACAGGTACTAAAAAAGGGGATAATCCGGGCTTTTCCGGTAGTGGCCCGGAGATAGGAGCAAGAAAATGAACCCGTATAGGGCTTATTTTCGATCTGAACATAAGATGTAACGGTGAGGTGCTTGACAAAAAGGACCGGTTCACTCCCGGACAGCACCAAATATTCTCTCTGCGATATCCGGTATCGGGATGTTGTTTGTTCTATGGGGAGTGTTCGTATTTGATCCCCTGCCGATAGTGTTTTGGCATGGTGCTTGCCTATTGCGGGAAACTCTGGTTCCTTGACTGGATGGTGTGGCTCTGTGACGACATGAAGGACGCGATTGCAGAGTACCGGATCTCGGGGATCATACCCGAAAAATAAAATAAAATAAGGTCCAGGATCCAATCACACAATTCCTTATTTTATCCTGAGCCGCTGCCCGTTCCTCATCAGGTGGACATCGTTATCCAGCGTATACCCGAGATCGCTGGCAAAGTCGGCGTAGCCTGCCGTCATCTTCATGTCGGCATGAGCAGGGATGATGTGCTGGGGCTTGAGCATATCGAGAAACTCGTAGTGGTCTTCCCGGTACGCGTGGCCGCTCACGTGCAGGTCAGTAAAAATCCGTGCACCGGCCATTTTAAGTTGCTGCTCGATAACGTACCGGTTCCCTACATTCATCGGGTTCGGGATGACATTTGCCGAGAAGAGTACCTTGTCCCCCTTGGCCAATTGATACGGGGTATCACCCGCCGCAAGCCGGGTCAGGATCGATCCGGGCTCGCCCTGGTGACCAGTGACAATCGGCAGGAACTGCTCCTTTCCCTCTTTCATCATTCGCCGCATCATCCGATCAACGGTCCTCCGGTTCCCGTACACACTTGCCGTCTCCGGGAATGAGACCAGTTTCATCTGTTCTGCGGTAACGGAATATTTCTCCATTGAGCGCCCGAGAAAGACCGGCTTACGGCCGATCTCATGGGCACATTCCGCAATGGATTTCACCCGGGAGATATGTGACGAGAACGTCGATACGATGATCGCATTCTTGTCATCTTCGAAACTGGTAATGACCTCCCGTACAAGATCCCGGGCGATCCGCTCGCTGGGGCACCGGCCCGGGCGATGGATGTAGGTGCTTTCCACGATGAGGGCAAGCACCCCTTCCTTCCCGAGCTGCCGGAAGCGGGCAAAATCCGGGGGATGGCCTAATATTGGCGTCCGGTCGAACTTGAAGTCACAGGCATAGACGATCGCACCGTGAGGGGTGTGAAGCACCGGTGTTACGGTATCGATGATCGAGTGCTGCGTGCGCACAAATTCCAGAATGAGGTGCGGGGAAATTGTATACCGCTGCCCGGCCGGGAGTGCGAAGAGCTTGTTCTTCGCATCAAATTTCTTTTCACCTGCAATCTGCTGGCGGATTAATTCCGTTGCATAGGGAGTTGCAATGATGGGCGCATTGTACCGGTGTGCAAGCTTCGGGATGGCCCCGATATGGTCCAGGTGCCCGTGTGAACAGACAATCGCCTTCACGGTGCCTTCGACCTTTTGCAGCACGGTATCGTCCGGGATCGCCTTGATCTTGATCAGGTCAAGGGAATGCATCTCGTCAACTTCCACGTCCTCGTGGATCATCAGCTGGTCGAGGCGGAGCCCCATGTCAAAAATGACAATTTCCTTTCCGCAGCGGACAGCGGTCATGTTCCGCCCGACTTCGTCGTATCCGCCCACGGCTATAATTTCTATTTCCATTCTGTGTTGTATCTCCTGAATTTTTGTCTGGTTGTATAATCTGCGGGAATTGTTTCCCGGTTTTTTTATGACATCACATGTATCGTGCGATTCCATGCGAATCAGCCGGATCAATTATCGGCCATATCCCCGGAGTAAACCGGGATACCTATCCGTTCTTGAGCCCGCTTTTAACATATCGGCGAAATTCCCTTAACGAACCGTACGGATACTTACCCGTTCCGGTAAAGGGCCTCAGGGGCCGTCACCACGAGAGCGTGGATCATCGGGATCCTGCACTGGCATCGGTGTCTTCTCCCGATGCAGTTTCTTCGATGGTATTGTTACCATCGTCCGCATGATTCCTGCACTTCATTCCCGCACAGGCCATTCCGGGTTATGAGATAATACCCGGAATTGTGTCTAAACTACATTGCGGGGCAAGCTCATCAACCTATGGTTTCTGGCAGGTATTGTGCCGGTAAATCCTTTTTCTCGTGTCAACCCCGTGCACCAAAACATATATTATTCAAAAAAAACCGCCGGGTTCCCTTGGAAATCCCTTCACTGGAACCCGGTCTGGTCCCTCATCAGCCCGCTTTTAAGAAAATCCTTTATCGAGCGTTTCCTGGCTCTCGGCATTCAGCCCGGTTACGTACACCGATTTTCCCCGCTGCTGGTACTTGTCCACCACTTTTGCAATCGCTGCTACTGCTGACTGGTCCCAGATGTGCGAGTGTGTTAAGTCGATCTCCACCCGCTCCGGATCATTGGCATAATCGAACAGATCGATGAACGCCTCCATGGTCCCGAAGAAGACCTGCCCTTTTACCGTATAGATCTTGACCCCGTCGCTCCGGACCGTGCTCGTTGCATGGATGGCCGAGATCCGCCACCCGAAGACCAGGGCTGCGAGAACGACGCCCGCAATAACACCTTTTGCCAGATCGTGGGTGAACACAACGATGGCGATCGTTATGACCATGATTGCCGCATCGCTGACCGGGACTTTTGGCAGTTCGCGGACCGATTTCCAGTCAAAGGTGCTGAGGGCGACCATGATCATGACGCCCACGAGTGCTGCCATCGGGATCCGGGCCAGCACGTCACCAAGCGCAATGATGAGGAACAGGAGAAACAGGCCGGCTACCAGCGATGAGAGTCGTCCGGTTGCCCCGGACTTGATATTAATGACCGACTGGCCGATCATGGCGCACCCGGCCATACCCCCGAAGAACCCGGTGATGGTGTTGGCGTACCCCTGTCCCTTAACCTCGCGGTTCCGGTCGCTCTTCGTATCGGTCATCTCATCGACAATCGAAGCGGTCAGGAGCGATTCGAGCAGCCCGACAATCACCAGCGTAACGGAATACGGCAGGATGATCAACAGGGTCTCGACCGAGATCGGCACAACAGGCAGGTGGAATAATGGCAGGGAACGGGTGATGGTGCCGATATCCCCGACCGTCAGCACCGAAATACCGGTACCGATGGCAATCGCCGTCATGACGACAATGGCGGCAAGGGACGAGGGGATGGCTTTGGTGAACCGGGGAAGGATATAGACAATGGCCAGCGTGCCGGCGACCATTGCGTACATCATCCATGAGGCACCGATGAAGAACGGCAGCTGGGCAAGGAAGATCAGGATAGCAAGGGCGTTGACGAACCCGAGCACAACCGGATAGGGAACGAACGTGATGAACCGCCCGACCTTCAGCCACCCTAAAATGAGTTGGAGAATCCCGGTGAGAATAGTCGCGGCGAGCAGGTACTCAAGCCCGTAATCCCGCACGAGCACGATCATGATGAGCGCCATCGACCCGGTGGCCGCAGAGATCATGCCCGGCCTGCCGCCAACAAACGCAATTATGACAGCAATGCAGATGGATGCGTACAGTCCGACCATGGGGCTGACACCAGCGATGATCGAAAACGCAATCGCTTCGGGGATCAGGGCCAGGGCTACGGTCATGCCCGCAAGGGAGTCTCCCCGGATATTGGATAGCCATTCTTGTTTGAGTGCGTGCAGATTCACAAAAAACCTCAAAGTTTCTGCGTGATAGTATTTTTTAATGATAAAAAAATGTATGCTGCTAACAAAATTCGCAGAATTTTTTCTATATTATGAACGTACGACCTTATTAACGTTCGGCAGGTTCTCCGGCCGCATCAGGCCAGAACCGGCGGTTCACGAATTCATACCGGGTGCAGGTTCGACCGGCATGAGTTGTCTTTTAGGGGGATAAGTGACGGTCATTCACCATCCCGTACCGGACAGTAGTCTCATTGAATTCGTAAACCAAATGAGCAGGTTATTTTAATGATGTATCTAAACAAGGAGCAGACAATTAATTGTGCTATTGGGTAAAGAGTAGTGAAGGATTATGATGTTTAAGAAAATTTTACTTGCAACCGATGGATCCGAGAACGCCAACCGTGCAGCCGACGCGGCGATCAGTCTTGCACAGGGACTCTCTCTCCCGTCCATCACCATCGCCCATATCGTAACCTCACCTCCGTCTGAGTCCCGCATGGTGCAGGCGAAATTCGATGTTCACTCGCTGCTCGTAGAGGAATCGCATAAAAGCCTCAGCGGAACCCTCGCCAGGTGTGACGCAGCAGGCATTACCTATACGCTGAAAGTGGCCATCGGCGATCCGGCGCAGGAGATCCTTGCCCATGTCGCAAAAGAGCAGATCGATCTGGTGGTGATCGGGAGCCGGGGGTTAGGTACGCTCAAAGGAGTACTGATCGGCAGCGTCAGCCAGAAGATCGCTCACCTTGCTCCGTGCCCGGTCTTGATTGTGAAGTGAGAGGAACCAGCAGGTTCACCCGGATGAATGACCTCCCGGTAAAATCAAGACCCGTTTATCATCATACGTTCCGATG
The sequence above is drawn from the Methanomicrobiales archaeon HGW-Methanomicrobiales-1 genome and encodes:
- a CDS encoding universal stress protein; protein product: MFKKILLATDGSENANRAADAAISLAQGLSLPSITIAHIVTSPPSESRMVQAKFDVHSLLVEESHKSLSGTLARCDAAGITYTLKVAIGDPAQEILAHVAKEQIDLVVIGSRGLGTLKGVLIGSVSQKIAHLAPCPVLIVK
- a CDS encoding sodium-independent anion transporter, yielding MNLHALKQEWLSNIRGDSLAGMTVALALIPEAIAFSIIAGVSPMVGLYASICIAVIIAFVGGRPGMISAATGSMALIMIVLVRDYGLEYLLAATILTGILQLILGWLKVGRFITFVPYPVVLGFVNALAILIFLAQLPFFIGASWMMYAMVAGTLAIVYILPRFTKAIPSSLAAIVVMTAIAIGTGISVLTVGDIGTITRSLPLFHLPVVPISVETLLIILPYSVTLVIVGLLESLLTASIVDEMTDTKSDRNREVKGQGYANTITGFFGGMAGCAMIGQSVINIKSGATGRLSSLVAGLFLLFLIIALGDVLARIPMAALVGVMIMVALSTFDWKSVRELPKVPVSDAAIMVITIAIVVFTHDLAKGVIAGVVLAALVFGWRISAIHATSTVRSDGVKIYTVKGQVFFGTMEAFIDLFDYANDPERVEIDLTHSHIWDQSAVAAIAKVVDKYQQRGKSVYVTGLNAESQETLDKGFS
- a CDS encoding ribonuclease J translates to MEIEIIAVGGYDEVGRNMTAVRCGKEIVIFDMGLRLDQLMIHEDVEVDEMHSLDLIKIKAIPDDTVLQKVEGTVKAIVCSHGHLDHIGAIPKLAHRYNAPIIATPYATELIRQQIAGEKKFDAKNKLFALPAGQRYTISPHLILEFVRTQHSIIDTVTPVLHTPHGAIVYACDFKFDRTPILGHPPDFARFRQLGKEGVLALIVESTYIHRPGRCPSERIARDLVREVITSFEDDKNAIIVSTFSSHISRVKSIAECAHEIGRKPVFLGRSMEKYSVTAEQMKLVSFPETASVYGNRRTVDRMMRRMMKEGKEQFLPIVTGHQGEPGSILTRLAAGDTPYQLAKGDKVLFSANVIPNPMNVGNRYVIEQQLKMAGARIFTDLHVSGHAYREDHYEFLDMLKPQHIIPAHADMKMTAGYADFASDLGYTLDNDVHLMRNGQRLRIK